ACGTCGGATCCCTCACCATCGTCCCGTCGAAGACCTTGGCGATGGCCTGATTGAGGGCCAGGGTCGTGAAGGCCCGCGGCGCGAACAGCGCCTCTCGCTGAGGCGTCACGTTGGTGCCGACCGACAGCTGCCCGTGCTCGGCCGAGATGAAGTTCCGGTCGAGCAGCGAAAAGGCCGCCATGTTCTGCTCGTTCTGGGTGAGCGTGACCTTCTCTCTCTCGATCTCGCCGCACAGCTTGGACGCGCCCTCGGCCGTGGTCGTGTCCTCCGCGCACAGCCAAATCTTGGTGCGCAGGTTCGCCAGCAGCACCGCCATGCGCGAGTCCTGCTCCAGCTTCGCCTTCAGGCTCTCGTAACTCTGGGTGGCGATGACGGAGCAGCACTTCGCCTCACGGCACTTGCTCAGGAAGGTGGCGTCGGCGGGGTGCGACACGATCGTGTCGTACTCGTCCGCCACGAAGAAGCACACCCGGCCCGGGTCCTTGTTCGGGCCCTCCTCCTCGGCCGCGGCCAGACGGGTCAGTACTCGGTCGAAGAAATTGAGCTTCGTGGCGGTCTGGACGATCAG
The genomic region above belongs to Chloroflexota bacterium and contains:
- a CDS encoding TraM recognition domain-containing protein codes for the protein MQDFYRLASSEQEFQSWLKMCADRCEGGQATAEDQAEYEALKFWLSSSMAGKDPKLKGSIAAMVITMAAMFEEPEIRHAFCPLDDEANFLGFDELIRRGAIVALKVPYSQLKGVSLIVQTATKLNFFDRVLTRLAAAEEEGPNKDPGRVCFFVADEYDTIVSHPADATFLSKCREAKCCSVIATQSYESLKAKLEQDSRMAVLLANLRTKIWLCAEDTTTAEGASKLCGEIEREKVTLTQNEQNMAAFSLLDRNFISAEHGQLSVGTNVTPQREALFAPRAFTTLALNQAIAKVFDGTMVRDPTYMYLKPYYEDPNVSWFDSTAGRLWCEAQALSSMLPDGSRLREKVGALA